ATCCAGCCGCCGACCAGCCCGCCTCCATCTCGGAAGGGACGCTCGGCGGCGACCGCAAGGGCATGCTCGAGAAGGTCACCCTCGGCCTGTTCATCGTCGTACCGTTCCTGGCGCTGCTCGCCGCCGTCCCGCTGCTGTGGGGCTGGGGTGTGAGCTGGCTGGACCTCGGCATGATGGTGTTCCTGTACTACCTGGGCATCCACGGCGTGACGATCGGTTTCCACCGGTACTTCACGCACGGCTCTTTCAAGGCCAAGCGCCCGCTGCGGATCGCGCTCGCGATCGCCGGTTCGCTCGCGGTGGAGGGCCCGCTGGTGCGGTGGGTCGCCGACCACCGCAAACACCACAAGTACTCCGACGCCGAGGGCGACCCGCACTCGCCGTGGCGCTACGGCGAGTCCGTGCCCGCCCTGATGAAGGGCCTGTGGTGGGCGCACATCGGCTGGATGTTCGACGAGGAGCGCACCCCGCAGGACAAGTACGCCCCCGACCTGGTCAAGGACAACACCCTGCGGCTGATCTCCAAGCAGTTCATCGTCTGGACGACGATCTCGCTGGCGCTCCCCGCGGTCGTCGGCGGTCTGGTCACCTGGTCCTGGTGGGGCGCCTTCACCGGTTTCTTCTGGGGTTCGCTGGTACGGGTGGCGCTCGCGCACCACGTGACCTGGTCGATCAACTCGATCTGCCACGCGGTCGGCAAGCGCCCGTTCAAGTCGCGTGACCGCTCCGGCAACGTGTGGTGGCTGGCGCTGGTGTCGGGCGGCGAGTCCTGGCACAACCTGCACCACGCGGACCCGACCGCGGCCCGGCACGGCGTGGACCGCGGCCAGCTCGACTCCTCGGCCCGGATCATCCGCTGGTTCGAGCAGCTGGGCTGGGCCTACGACGTGCGCTGGCCCAGCACGGAGCGCCTGGACGCCCGCCGCACGGAGCGGACCGCCGAGGCGGCATGATTGACAGCGTGGCGACCGACTCCAGCACCCAGGGCAACGAGAAAGCGCGGCGTTCGCGCCGCACCCGGATGACGGGTGCCCAGCGCCGTCAGCAGTTGCTGGAGATCGGTCGCACCGTGTTCGCCGCGAAGGGCTTCGAGGGCACCTCGGTGGAGGAGATCGCCTCCCGCGCCGGGGTGTCCAAGCCGGTGGTCTACGAGCACTTCGGCGGCAAGGAGGGCCTGTACGCGGTGGTCGTGGACCGCGAGATGCGCGCCCTCCTCGACGGCGTCACCGGCTCCCTGACCGCGGGCCACCCCCGCGAACTCCTCGAACAGGCCGCCTTCGCGCTCCTGGACTACATCGAGGAACACACCGACGGCTTCCGCATCCTGGTACGCGACTCGCCGGTCGCCCAGTCCACCGGCAGCTTCGCCTCCCTGATCTCCGACATCGCCACCCAGGTCGAGGACATCCTCGGCCGCGAGTTCAAGAGCCGCGGCTTCGACGCCAAGCTGGCCCCCCTGTACGCCCAGGCCTTGGTCGGCATGGTCGCCCTCACCGGCCAGTGGTGGCTCGACGTCCGCAAACCGAAGAAGGCCGAGGTCGCCGCCCACCTGGTGAACCTGGCCTGGCACGGCTTGGACGGGATGGAGCCGAAGCCTCGGTTGATCGGGCATCGGAAGAGTTGAGCCCGCGCACCGGGATCAAGCCGGGGCGGACCTGGAAACCGGCCAAGATCGTCACCCGATGTGATGACTGATGATCTTTTCGGCCGATACGGTGAACAAGCAGGCCGAGAATCCTGTCCATGGGAGGAATCATGACCGCCGAGCCGAAGCCGATCGCCGCAGGCG
This is a stretch of genomic DNA from Streptomyces sp. NA04227. It encodes these proteins:
- a CDS encoding fatty acid desaturase, with protein sequence MSTQSEVIDEPLNPAADQPASISEGTLGGDRKGMLEKVTLGLFIVVPFLALLAAVPLLWGWGVSWLDLGMMVFLYYLGIHGVTIGFHRYFTHGSFKAKRPLRIALAIAGSLAVEGPLVRWVADHRKHHKYSDAEGDPHSPWRYGESVPALMKGLWWAHIGWMFDEERTPQDKYAPDLVKDNTLRLISKQFIVWTTISLALPAVVGGLVTWSWWGAFTGFFWGSLVRVALAHHVTWSINSICHAVGKRPFKSRDRSGNVWWLALVSGGESWHNLHHADPTAARHGVDRGQLDSSARIIRWFEQLGWAYDVRWPSTERLDARRTERTAEAA
- a CDS encoding TetR/AcrR family transcriptional regulator; translation: MIDSVATDSSTQGNEKARRSRRTRMTGAQRRQQLLEIGRTVFAAKGFEGTSVEEIASRAGVSKPVVYEHFGGKEGLYAVVVDREMRALLDGVTGSLTAGHPRELLEQAAFALLDYIEEHTDGFRILVRDSPVAQSTGSFASLISDIATQVEDILGREFKSRGFDAKLAPLYAQALVGMVALTGQWWLDVRKPKKAEVAAHLVNLAWHGLDGMEPKPRLIGHRKS